In the Streptomyces sp. BHT-5-2 genome, one interval contains:
- a CDS encoding SDR family oxidoreductase — protein MTTALITGATAGIGAAFARRLAGNGHSVVLVARDEKRLRAQATELHDRHGIEAEVLSADLATDEGIAAVEARLTDARHPVDLLVNNAGFGNKGEYLEVPMADELAMLKVHCEAVLRLTTAGVRGMRERRRGAVVNVASVAAFVPRGTYGASKAWVVQFTQGAARDLAGSGVRLMALCPGFVRTEFHQRAGMGTDNIPGWMWLDADNLVDAAMKDLARGKSLSIPDPRYKALMGAVKLAPRGMLGGLTSRTGRKYGPR, from the coding sequence ATGACGACTGCACTGATCACAGGAGCAACCGCCGGCATCGGCGCCGCGTTCGCCCGTCGACTCGCGGGCAACGGCCACAGCGTGGTGCTGGTGGCCCGCGACGAGAAGCGTCTTCGGGCGCAGGCCACCGAACTGCACGACCGCCACGGGATCGAGGCGGAGGTGCTGAGTGCCGACCTGGCGACCGACGAGGGGATCGCCGCTGTCGAGGCGCGCCTGACGGACGCCAGGCACCCGGTGGACCTGCTGGTCAACAATGCCGGCTTCGGCAACAAGGGCGAGTACCTCGAGGTTCCGATGGCCGACGAGCTGGCGATGCTCAAGGTGCACTGCGAGGCGGTGTTGCGGCTGACCACGGCCGGGGTGCGCGGGATGCGCGAGCGCCGGCGCGGTGCGGTGGTCAACGTGGCGTCGGTCGCGGCGTTCGTCCCGCGCGGCACCTACGGCGCGAGCAAGGCGTGGGTCGTGCAGTTCACCCAGGGTGCCGCCCGCGACCTGGCGGGTAGTGGGGTGCGGCTGATGGCGCTGTGCCCCGGCTTCGTACGGACCGAGTTCCACCAGCGCGCCGGTATGGGCACCGACAACATCCCCGGCTGGATGTGGCTGGACGCGGACAACCTCGTGGACGCGGCGATGAAGGACCTGGCCCGCGGCAAGTCGCTGTCCATTCCGGACCCGCGCTACAAGGCCCTTATGGGCGCTGTGAAGTTGGCGCCGCGCGGGATGCTCGGCGGTCTCACCTCGCGCACGGGCCGGAAGTACGGCCCCAGGTAG
- the tsaD gene encoding tRNA (adenosine(37)-N6)-threonylcarbamoyltransferase complex transferase subunit TsaD: protein MADSRGGPLVLGIETSCDETGVGIVRGHTLLADAVASSVDEHARFGGVVPEVASRAHLEAMVPTIQRALKDAGVAASDLDGIAVTAGPGLAGALLVGVSAAKAYAYALGKPLYGVNHLASHICVDQLEHGPLPEPTMALLVSGGHSSLLLAPDITSDVRPLGSTIDDAAGEAFDKVARVLHLGFPGGPVIDRMAREGDPEAIRFPRGLTGPRDAAYDFSFSGLKTAVARWIEAKRAAGEDVPVADVSASFQEAVVDVLTRKAVRACKDNGVDHLMIGGGVAANSRLRAMAERRCEDAGIRLRVPRPKLCTDNGAMVAALGAEMVARNRPASAWDLSADSSLPVTEPHVPAADAHLHGSGHGHAHDHDHFHELSKDNLYS from the coding sequence ATGGCTGACTCCCGCGGCGGACCGCTCGTCCTCGGCATCGAGACCTCCTGCGACGAGACCGGCGTCGGCATCGTGCGCGGCCACACCCTCCTCGCCGACGCGGTCGCCTCCAGCGTCGACGAGCACGCCCGCTTCGGCGGGGTGGTGCCCGAGGTGGCCTCCCGCGCCCACCTGGAGGCGATGGTCCCCACCATCCAGCGCGCCCTGAAGGACGCCGGGGTCGCCGCCTCCGACCTGGACGGCATCGCGGTCACCGCCGGCCCCGGCCTGGCCGGCGCCCTGCTGGTGGGCGTCTCGGCCGCCAAGGCGTACGCCTACGCCCTCGGCAAGCCCCTCTACGGTGTCAACCACCTCGCCTCGCACATCTGCGTCGACCAGCTGGAGCACGGCCCGCTGCCGGAGCCGACCATGGCGCTGCTGGTCTCCGGAGGCCATTCCTCCCTCCTGCTGGCCCCGGACATCACCTCCGACGTCCGGCCGCTGGGCTCGACGATCGACGACGCGGCCGGCGAGGCGTTCGACAAGGTGGCGCGGGTGCTGCACCTCGGCTTCCCCGGCGGCCCGGTCATCGACCGGATGGCCCGCGAGGGCGACCCGGAGGCGATCCGCTTCCCGCGCGGCCTGACCGGCCCCCGCGACGCCGCCTACGACTTCTCCTTCTCCGGCCTGAAGACCGCGGTGGCCCGCTGGATCGAGGCGAAGCGGGCGGCCGGCGAGGACGTCCCGGTCGCGGACGTCTCGGCGTCCTTCCAGGAGGCGGTCGTCGACGTCCTGACCCGCAAGGCCGTCCGGGCCTGCAAGGACAACGGCGTGGACCACCTGATGATCGGCGGCGGGGTGGCCGCCAACTCCCGGCTGCGGGCGATGGCCGAGCGCCGCTGCGAGGACGCCGGCATCCGGCTGCGGGTGCCGCGCCCCAAGCTGTGCACCGACAACGGCGCGATGGTCGCGGCCCTCGGCGCCGAGATGGTGGCCCGCAACCGCCCGGCGTCCGCCTGGGACCTCTCCGCCGACTCCTCGCTGCCGGTCACCGAGCCCCACGTCCCGGCCGCCGACGCGCACCTCCACGGGTCCGGCCACGGCCATGCGCACGACCACGACCACTTCCACGAGCTGAGCAAGGACAACCTCTACTCGTAG
- a CDS encoding MOSC domain-containing protein — protein MDAKLLTVNIGRATPSAHTSAERGTGIDKRPVDGPVTVAAPGPKGTAGSGLAGDAVVDLRHHGGDDQAVYAYAREDLDAWQQELDRELANGVFGENLTTAGLDVTDARVGERWRIGPEVLLEVTSPRIPCRTFQGWLDERGWIKRFTAAGAPGAYLRVLEAGEIRAGDTVRVEHRPDHDITVGLMFRALTTRRELLPRLLEAGDALHQEARTMVAKYTERAAG, from the coding sequence ATGGACGCAAAGCTGCTGACCGTGAACATCGGGCGGGCCACCCCCTCCGCCCACACCTCCGCGGAGCGCGGAACGGGCATCGACAAGCGGCCCGTGGACGGCCCCGTCACGGTGGCCGCCCCCGGCCCCAAGGGCACCGCCGGCAGCGGCCTCGCGGGCGACGCCGTGGTCGACCTGCGCCACCACGGCGGCGACGACCAGGCCGTCTACGCCTACGCGCGCGAGGACCTCGACGCCTGGCAGCAGGAGCTGGACCGCGAACTGGCCAACGGCGTCTTCGGCGAGAACCTCACCACCGCCGGCCTGGACGTCACCGACGCCCGGGTCGGCGAGCGCTGGCGGATCGGCCCGGAGGTACTGCTGGAGGTCACCTCGCCGCGGATCCCCTGCCGAACGTTCCAGGGCTGGCTGGACGAGCGCGGCTGGATCAAGCGGTTCACCGCGGCGGGGGCGCCCGGCGCGTATCTGCGCGTACTGGAGGCCGGCGAGATCCGGGCCGGCGACACCGTACGGGTCGAGCACCGGCCCGACCACGACATCACGGTCGGGCTGATGTTCCGCGCCCTGACCACCCGCCGCGAACTGCTGCCACGACTGCTGGAGGCGGGCGACGCGCTGCACCAGGAGGCCCGCACGATGGTGGCGAAGTACACGGAGCGGGCGGCGGGCTGA
- the groES gene encoding co-chaperone GroES, translating into MTTASSKVAIKPLEDRIVVQPLDAEQTTASGLVIPDTAKEKPQEGVVLATGPGRFEDGKRVELDVQVGDVVLYSKYGGTEVKYSGEEYLVLSARDVLAIVEK; encoded by the coding sequence GTGACGACCGCCAGCTCCAAGGTTGCCATCAAGCCGCTCGAGGACCGCATCGTGGTCCAGCCGCTCGACGCCGAGCAGACCACGGCCTCGGGCCTGGTCATCCCGGACACCGCGAAGGAGAAGCCCCAGGAGGGCGTCGTCCTGGCGACCGGTCCGGGCCGCTTCGAGGACGGCAAGCGCGTCGAGCTCGACGTCCAGGTCGGCGACGTCGTGCTCTACAGCAAGTACGGCGGCACCGAGGTGAAGTACAGCGGCGAGGAGTACCTCGTCCTCTCGGCTCGCGACGTGCTCGCGATCGTCGAGAAGTAA
- a CDS encoding class I SAM-dependent methyltransferase, whose translation MVRVTDLDTFSALLAPEGQELLAVLRDHDPADELAAATRLRRDHPAPLVSAALGQARLRQRAAAKFGADAARMYFTPNGVEQSTRATVAAHRAARLAALGVRTLADLCCGIGGDALALARAGIRVLAVDRDPLACAAARANAEALGLAELIEVRCADVTEVDTAGHDAVFVDPARRKGVPTRGAARGGSPRTESGGASGRGGGRATGGRIFDPEAYAPPLSWAVGAARSARYAALKIAPGVPHEALPEDAETEWISDAGDVKEAVLWFGTGRGGARRATLLPAGDSLLGAGLPDPEPGPVGDWLYEPDGAVIRAHLVADVAEQVGGRLIDPTIAYVTADRLVPTPYATAYALTDVLPFNVKKLRALLRERGVGVAVIKKRGSAVEPEELRKKLRLAGPHSCTVFLTRVAGAPTMLLGHPAGERS comes from the coding sequence ATGGTGCGGGTGACCGACCTCGACACCTTCTCCGCGCTGCTCGCCCCCGAGGGGCAGGAACTGCTGGCCGTCCTGCGGGACCACGATCCGGCGGACGAGCTGGCGGCCGCCACCCGGCTGCGCCGCGACCATCCCGCGCCGCTGGTCTCCGCGGCGCTCGGGCAGGCCCGGCTGCGGCAGCGGGCGGCCGCGAAGTTCGGCGCGGACGCCGCGCGGATGTACTTCACCCCCAACGGCGTCGAGCAGTCCACCCGTGCCACGGTCGCCGCCCACCGCGCCGCCCGGCTCGCGGCGCTCGGCGTGCGGACCCTGGCCGACCTGTGCTGCGGGATCGGGGGCGACGCGCTGGCGCTGGCCCGGGCCGGGATCCGGGTGCTGGCCGTGGACCGCGATCCGCTGGCCTGCGCGGCGGCCCGGGCGAACGCCGAGGCGCTGGGTCTGGCGGAGCTGATCGAGGTGCGGTGCGCGGACGTCACGGAGGTGGACACCGCCGGCCACGACGCGGTGTTCGTGGATCCGGCGCGGCGCAAGGGGGTCCCGACGAGAGGGGCGGCGCGAGGGGGGTCCCCCCGGACGGAGTCTGGGGGAGCCTCGGGCAGGGGCGGTGGCCGGGCGACGGGTGGGCGGATCTTCGATCCGGAGGCGTATGCGCCGCCGCTGTCCTGGGCGGTCGGGGCGGCCCGTTCGGCGCGGTACGCGGCGTTGAAGATCGCGCCGGGGGTGCCGCACGAGGCGCTGCCCGAGGACGCCGAGACGGAGTGGATCTCCGACGCCGGGGATGTGAAGGAGGCCGTGCTGTGGTTCGGCACCGGCCGGGGCGGCGCCCGCCGGGCCACCCTGCTGCCGGCCGGCGACTCCCTGCTCGGCGCCGGCCTTCCCGACCCCGAGCCGGGTCCGGTGGGCGACTGGCTCTACGAGCCGGACGGCGCGGTGATCCGCGCGCATCTGGTCGCCGACGTCGCGGAGCAGGTCGGCGGGCGGCTGATCGACCCGACGATCGCCTATGTGACGGCGGATCGGCTGGTGCCGACGCCGTATGCCACCGCCTACGCGCTCACCGACGTGCTGCCGTTCAACGTCAAGAAGCTGCGGGCGCTGCTGCGGGAGCGCGGGGTGGGCGTCGCGGTGATCAAGAAGCGGGGGTCCGCGGTGGAGCCCGAGGAGCTGCGGAAGAAGCTCCGGCTCGCCGGGCCGCACTCCTGCACGGTCTTCCTCACCCGGGTCGCGGGGGCGCCCACGATGCTGCTGGGGCACCCCGCGGGGGAACGCTCCTGA
- the tsaB gene encoding tRNA (adenosine(37)-N6)-threonylcarbamoyltransferase complex dimerization subunit type 1 TsaB codes for MLLLALDTATPAVTVALHDGSRTLAAAGEVDARRHGELLLPAVDRVLAEAGHKLAEVTDIVVGVGPGPYTGLRVGLVTATTFGAALDVPVHGLCSLDGIAHAAGLTEPFVVATDARRKEVYWARYGDGRTRLTEPAVDRPADIADEVAGVPAVGAGALLYDTVFTGVRRDGPAHQSAAALAGLAAAKLAAGEELLPPRPLYLRRPDAQVPANYKVVTPK; via the coding sequence GTGCTGCTGCTAGCTCTTGACACCGCTACCCCCGCCGTCACCGTCGCGCTCCACGACGGCTCCCGCACCCTCGCCGCCGCCGGCGAGGTGGACGCGCGCCGGCACGGCGAACTCCTGCTGCCCGCCGTCGACCGGGTGCTGGCCGAGGCCGGGCACAAGCTCGCCGAGGTCACCGACATCGTCGTCGGCGTCGGCCCCGGCCCGTACACCGGGCTGCGGGTGGGGCTGGTGACGGCCACCACCTTCGGGGCGGCGCTGGACGTGCCCGTCCACGGCCTGTGCTCGCTGGACGGCATCGCCCACGCCGCCGGACTGACCGAACCCTTCGTCGTGGCCACCGACGCCCGCCGCAAGGAGGTCTACTGGGCCCGCTACGGGGACGGTCGGACGCGACTGACCGAGCCCGCCGTGGACCGCCCCGCCGACATCGCCGACGAGGTCGCCGGCGTCCCGGCCGTGGGCGCCGGCGCACTGCTCTACGACACCGTCTTCACCGGCGTCCGCCGGGACGGGCCCGCGCACCAGTCGGCCGCCGCACTGGCCGGCCTGGCCGCCGCGAAGCTGGCCGCCGGCGAGGAGCTGCTGCCGCCGCGGCCGCTGTACCTGCGCCGTCCCGACGCCCAGGTGCCGGCCAACTACAAGGTGGTCACCCCGAAGTGA
- the groL gene encoding chaperonin GroEL (60 kDa chaperone family; promotes refolding of misfolded polypeptides especially under stressful conditions; forms two stacked rings of heptamers to form a barrel-shaped 14mer; ends can be capped by GroES; misfolded proteins enter the barrel where they are refolded when GroES binds), producing MAKILKFDEDARRALERGVNKLADTVKVTIGPKGRNVVIDKKFGAPTITNDGVTIAREVEVEDPYENLGAQLVKEVATKTNDIAGDGTTTATVLAQALVREGLRNVAAGASPAALKKGIDAAVKAVSDDLLATARPIDDKADIAAVAALSAQDPQVGELIAEAMDKVGKDGVITVEESNTFGLELDFTEGMAFDKGYLSPYMVTDQERMEAVLDDPYILIHQGKISSIQDLLPLLEKIIQANASKPLLIIAEDVEGEALSTLVVNKIRGTFNAVAVKAPGFGDRRKAMLGDMATLTGGTVVAEEVGLKLDQVGLDVLGTARRVTVTKDDTTIVDGGGNSGDVQGRVAQIKSEIETTDSDWDREKLQERLAKLAGGVCVIRVGAATEVELKEKKHRLEDAISATRAAVEEGIVSGGGSALVHAVKVLDGNLGKDGDEATGVAVVRRAAVEPLRWIAENAGLEGYVITAKVAELDKGNGFNAATGEYGDLVKAGVIDPVKVTRSALENAASIASLLLTTETLVVEKKEEEEPAAAGHGHGHAH from the coding sequence ATGGCGAAGATCCTGAAGTTCGACGAGGACGCCCGTCGCGCCCTTGAGCGCGGCGTCAACAAGCTGGCCGACACCGTCAAGGTCACCATCGGCCCCAAGGGCCGCAACGTGGTCATCGACAAGAAGTTCGGCGCCCCGACCATCACCAACGACGGTGTCACCATCGCCCGCGAGGTCGAGGTCGAGGACCCGTACGAGAACCTCGGCGCCCAGCTCGTCAAGGAGGTGGCGACCAAGACCAACGACATCGCGGGTGACGGCACCACCACCGCCACCGTGCTGGCCCAGGCGCTGGTCCGCGAGGGCCTGCGCAACGTCGCCGCGGGTGCTTCCCCGGCCGCCCTGAAGAAGGGCATCGACGCCGCCGTCAAGGCCGTCTCCGACGACCTGCTGGCGACCGCCCGTCCGATCGACGACAAGGCCGACATCGCCGCCGTCGCCGCGCTGTCCGCCCAGGACCCGCAGGTCGGCGAGCTCATCGCCGAGGCGATGGACAAGGTCGGCAAGGACGGTGTGATCACCGTCGAGGAGTCCAACACCTTCGGCCTGGAGCTGGACTTCACCGAGGGCATGGCCTTCGACAAGGGCTACCTCTCGCCCTACATGGTCACCGACCAGGAGCGCATGGAGGCCGTCCTCGACGACCCCTACATCCTGATCCACCAGGGCAAGATCTCCTCGATCCAGGACCTCCTGCCGCTGCTCGAGAAGATCATCCAGGCCAACGCCTCCAAGCCGCTGCTGATCATCGCCGAGGACGTCGAGGGCGAGGCCCTCTCCACCCTCGTCGTCAACAAGATCCGCGGCACCTTCAACGCGGTGGCCGTCAAGGCCCCCGGCTTCGGCGACCGCCGCAAGGCGATGCTCGGCGACATGGCCACCCTCACCGGCGGCACCGTCGTCGCCGAGGAGGTCGGCCTCAAGCTCGACCAGGTCGGCCTGGACGTGCTGGGCACCGCCCGCCGCGTGACCGTCACCAAGGACGACACCACCATCGTCGACGGCGGCGGCAACTCCGGGGACGTCCAGGGCCGCGTCGCCCAGATCAAGTCCGAGATCGAGACCACCGACTCCGACTGGGACCGCGAGAAGCTCCAGGAGCGCCTGGCCAAGCTCGCCGGCGGCGTCTGCGTGATCCGCGTCGGCGCGGCCACCGAGGTCGAGCTCAAGGAGAAGAAGCACCGCCTGGAGGACGCCATCTCCGCGACCCGCGCCGCGGTCGAGGAGGGCATCGTCTCCGGTGGTGGCTCCGCGCTGGTCCACGCCGTCAAGGTCCTGGACGGCAACCTCGGCAAGGACGGCGACGAGGCCACCGGTGTCGCCGTGGTCCGCCGCGCCGCCGTCGAGCCGCTGCGCTGGATCGCCGAGAACGCCGGCCTGGAGGGCTACGTGATCACCGCCAAGGTGGCCGAGCTCGACAAGGGCAACGGCTTCAACGCCGCCACCGGCGAGTACGGCGACCTGGTCAAGGCCGGCGTCATCGACCCGGTCAAGGTCACCCGCTCCGCCCTGGAGAACGCCGCCTCCATCGCCTCCCTCCTGCTCACGACCGAGACCCTGGTCGTCGAGAAGAAGGAAGAGGAGGAGCCCGCCGCGGCCGGCCACGGTCACGGCCACGCGCACTGA
- a CDS encoding LysR family transcriptional regulator — protein MIEARHLRVLRAVARTGSFSAAARELGCTQPAVSQQMKALELSAGTPLLVRAGREMRLTQAGEALVRHAAGILAGLTAAEDEVAAIAGLRAGRVRLVSFPSGSSTLVPTALARMRAAHPGVRVSLDEAEPPRSIDLLRNGECEIALAFRYPEVRGADPSAGAEWEDLVVRPVLADRLVGLVPEGHRLARAGTACFADLADEPWIAGCPRCRTHLVEVCERAGFTPRIDFATDDYPAVIGLVGAGMGVAALPQLTLESVRPKGAATVRMEPAVHREIVALTLPDLAHVPAVGAMLDQLADAAGR, from the coding sequence GTGATCGAAGCTCGTCATCTCCGCGTGCTGCGCGCCGTCGCCCGGACCGGTTCCTTCTCCGCCGCGGCGCGGGAGCTGGGCTGCACCCAGCCCGCGGTCAGCCAGCAGATGAAGGCCCTGGAGCTGTCCGCCGGCACCCCGCTGCTGGTGCGCGCCGGCCGCGAGATGCGGCTGACGCAGGCCGGCGAGGCGCTGGTCCGGCACGCGGCCGGCATCCTGGCCGGGCTCACCGCCGCCGAGGACGAGGTCGCGGCCATCGCGGGGCTGCGCGCGGGGCGGGTGCGGCTGGTGTCGTTCCCGTCGGGCAGCTCGACGCTGGTGCCGACGGCGCTGGCCAGGATGCGGGCCGCCCACCCCGGCGTCCGGGTGTCGCTGGACGAGGCCGAGCCGCCGCGCTCCATCGACCTGCTGCGCAACGGCGAGTGCGAGATCGCGCTGGCCTTCCGTTATCCGGAGGTGCGCGGCGCGGACCCGTCGGCCGGGGCGGAGTGGGAGGACCTGGTGGTCCGGCCGGTGCTGGCGGACCGGCTGGTCGGCCTGGTGCCGGAGGGGCACCGGCTGGCGCGGGCCGGCACCGCGTGCTTCGCGGACCTGGCCGACGAGCCGTGGATCGCGGGCTGCCCGCGGTGCCGCACCCATCTCGTCGAGGTCTGCGAACGCGCCGGCTTCACTCCGCGGATCGACTTCGCGACCGACGACTATCCGGCGGTGATCGGTCTGGTCGGCGCGGGCATGGGGGTCGCGGCGCTGCCCCAGCTGACCCTGGAGTCGGTACGGCCCAAGGGCGCGGCGACGGTGCGGATGGAGCCCGCCGTGCACCGCGAGATCGTCGCGCTCACCCTGCCGGATCTGGCGCATGTGCCGGCGGTCGGCGCGATGCTCGACCAGCTCGCGGACGCCGCGGGTCGCTGA
- a CDS encoding hydroxyacid dehydrogenase: MHPPAAPPRPARSRPAVLLAMGPGIAERLLGQPQRDRLERLARTDPQVVAHRWDAPGPGVAAALAEAEVLFTCWGAPTLTAEVLAAAPRLRAVVHAAGSVKQHVTAACWERGIAVSSAAGANALPVAEYTLAAILFANKRVLHAAHRYRALRAPHDWLRELDGAGNHGRTVGIVGASRIGRRVVELLRPFALRVLLYDPYVDEEEAGRLGVERVPLAELCAGSDVVSVHAPEVPATRHLIGRRELALMPDGATLVNTSRGSLVDEAALVAELRGGRLAAVLDVTEPALPAADSPLYDLPNVLLTPHVAGSLGTELHRMADHALDELERYARGLPFADPVRREGLGHSA, translated from the coding sequence ATGCACCCACCGGCGGCGCCGCCGCGCCCCGCGCGGTCACGCCCGGCGGTGCTCCTGGCCATGGGCCCGGGGATCGCCGAGCGGTTGCTCGGGCAGCCGCAGCGGGACCGGCTGGAGCGGCTGGCCCGCACGGACCCGCAGGTCGTCGCCCACCGCTGGGACGCACCGGGACCCGGGGTGGCCGCCGCGCTCGCCGAGGCTGAGGTGCTGTTCACCTGCTGGGGCGCGCCGACGCTGACGGCGGAGGTGCTGGCCGCGGCCCCGCGGCTGCGGGCCGTCGTGCACGCGGCCGGGTCCGTCAAACAGCATGTCACCGCCGCCTGCTGGGAGCGGGGCATCGCGGTCAGCTCGGCCGCCGGGGCCAACGCGCTGCCGGTCGCGGAGTACACCCTGGCCGCGATCCTCTTCGCCAACAAGCGCGTGCTGCACGCCGCCCACCGCTACCGCGCCCTGCGCGCGCCGCACGACTGGCTGCGCGAGCTGGACGGCGCCGGCAACCACGGCCGCACCGTCGGCATCGTCGGCGCCTCCCGGATCGGCCGCCGGGTCGTCGAGCTGCTGCGCCCGTTCGCGCTGCGGGTGTTGCTGTACGACCCGTATGTGGACGAGGAGGAGGCGGGGCGGCTGGGCGTGGAGCGGGTTCCGCTGGCGGAGCTGTGCGCGGGGAGCGACGTCGTGAGCGTGCACGCGCCGGAGGTGCCGGCCACCCGGCATCTGATCGGCCGGCGCGAGCTGGCACTGATGCCGGACGGGGCGACGCTGGTCAACACCTCCCGCGGCTCGCTGGTGGACGAGGCGGCGCTGGTCGCCGAGTTGCGCGGCGGGCGACTCGCCGCGGTGCTCGACGTCACCGAGCCCGCGCTCCCGGCCGCGGACTCGCCGCTGTACGACCTGCCGAACGTGCTGCTCACCCCGCATGTCGCCGGGTCGCTGGGGACCGAGCTGCACCGGATGGCCGACCATGCGCTCGACGAGCTGGAGCGGTACGCGCGCGGGCTGCCGTTCGCGGATCCGGTGCGGCGGGAGGGGCTGGGGCACTCGGCCTGA
- the rimI gene encoding ribosomal protein S18-alanine N-acetyltransferase, whose product MRWWDVDPVLELERALFPEDAWSPGMFWSELAHARGPLATRRYLVAEAPGGRIVGYGGLAAIDGTGDVQTIATAQDHWGTGLGARLLTALLAAATDFECHEVLLEVRVDNARAQRLYERFGFEPIGFRRGYYQPGNVDALVMRRPSQTTSEAPSVQGT is encoded by the coding sequence ATGCGCTGGTGGGACGTGGACCCGGTGCTGGAGCTGGAGCGCGCCCTCTTCCCCGAGGACGCCTGGTCGCCGGGGATGTTCTGGTCCGAACTCGCGCACGCCCGCGGCCCGCTGGCCACCCGCCGCTACCTCGTCGCCGAGGCCCCGGGGGGCCGGATCGTCGGCTACGGCGGGCTCGCCGCGATCGACGGCACCGGCGACGTCCAGACCATCGCCACCGCCCAAGACCACTGGGGCACCGGCCTCGGCGCCCGGCTGCTGACCGCCCTGCTCGCCGCCGCCACCGACTTCGAATGCCACGAGGTGCTGCTGGAGGTGCGGGTCGACAACGCCCGCGCCCAGCGCCTCTACGAACGCTTCGGCTTCGAGCCGATCGGCTTCCGCCGCGGCTACTACCAGCCCGGAAACGTCGACGCGCTGGTGATGCGCCGCCCCTCCCAGACCACCTCCGAAGCACCCTCCGTACAAGGAACGTGA
- a CDS encoding FtsW/RodA/SpoVE family cell cycle protein, translated as MTFTALAHAPNRRRTEAWLLGFVVLITVFGYAYTELSMNGRLPGGLAGFALSVFFIALVPHLVVRRFAPRADPLILPLATLLTGIGLVLLHRLDITYAAKPRLQQAQAATGQLVWTVIGVAVCIVILMVLRNHRLLQRYIYLTMAVALVMLMAPAFSPADQFGAKRWILLGPLSLQPGEFVKIMIVVFFAGYLTVNRDALALSGRRVMGMQLPPGRQLGPIFTIWVISLLVLVFERDLGTSLIFFGVFVIMLYMATERTSWVVCGLLMAVVGAGVVGSIEPHVKGRVMAWLHPMDIFLPPNQRPPGLISDQAAQALFSFGSGGIGGSGLGQGHPELIGFAGNSDFILTTVGEELGLAGVMAILVVYALLGQRGLRVGLTARDPFGKLVAVGLSGALLLQVFVVTGGVTGLIPLTGKALPFLAKGGSSMVANWVMVAVLLRISDSAQQRREPVRPAPPRPDADATQRVPRVSGPSSEA; from the coding sequence ATGACGTTCACCGCGCTGGCCCATGCCCCGAACCGCCGGCGCACCGAGGCATGGCTGCTCGGCTTCGTCGTGCTCATCACCGTCTTCGGCTACGCCTACACCGAGCTGTCGATGAACGGGCGGCTCCCGGGCGGGCTGGCCGGCTTCGCACTGAGCGTCTTCTTCATCGCGCTGGTGCCGCACCTGGTCGTCCGGCGGTTCGCACCGCGTGCCGATCCGCTGATCCTGCCGTTGGCGACGCTGCTCACCGGGATCGGGCTGGTGCTGCTGCACCGGCTGGACATCACCTACGCGGCGAAGCCCCGGCTCCAACAGGCCCAGGCGGCGACCGGGCAGCTGGTGTGGACGGTCATCGGGGTCGCGGTCTGCATCGTGATCCTGATGGTGCTGCGCAACCACCGGCTGCTACAGCGGTACATCTACCTGACGATGGCGGTCGCGCTGGTGATGCTGATGGCGCCGGCGTTCTCCCCCGCGGACCAGTTCGGCGCCAAGCGCTGGATCCTGCTCGGGCCGCTGTCGCTGCAGCCCGGCGAGTTCGTGAAGATCATGATCGTGGTGTTCTTCGCGGGCTATCTCACGGTCAACCGCGATGCGCTGGCGCTGTCCGGGCGCCGGGTGATGGGCATGCAGCTGCCGCCGGGCCGGCAGCTCGGGCCGATCTTCACGATCTGGGTGATCAGCCTGCTGGTGCTGGTCTTCGAGCGCGACCTGGGCACCTCGCTGATCTTCTTCGGCGTCTTCGTGATCATGCTCTACATGGCGACCGAGCGGACCAGTTGGGTGGTCTGCGGTCTGCTCATGGCGGTGGTCGGCGCCGGCGTCGTCGGCTCCATCGAGCCGCACGTCAAGGGCCGGGTGATGGCCTGGCTGCACCCGATGGACATCTTCCTGCCGCCGAACCAGCGGCCGCCGGGCCTGATCTCCGACCAGGCGGCGCAGGCGCTGTTCAGCTTCGGCAGCGGCGGGATAGGCGGCTCCGGGCTCGGCCAGGGCCACCCCGAGCTGATCGGCTTCGCCGGCAACAGCGACTTCATCCTCACCACCGTCGGCGAGGAGCTGGGACTGGCCGGGGTGATGGCCATCCTGGTGGTGTACGCGCTGCTGGGGCAGCGCGGGCTGCGGGTGGGGCTGACCGCCCGCGACCCGTTCGGCAAACTGGTGGCGGTCGGGCTCTCCGGGGCGCTGCTGCTCCAGGTCTTCGTCGTCACCGGCGGCGTCACCGGCCTGATCCCGCTCACCGGCAAGGCGCTGCCGTTCCTCGCGAAGGGCGGCTCGTCGATGGTCGCGAACTGGGTGATGGTGGCGGTGCTGCTGCGGATCAGCGACAGCGCCCAGCAGCGGCGGGAGCCGGTCCGGCCGGCCCCGCCGCGGCCGGACGCGGACGCGACGCAGCGGGTGCCGCGGGTCTCCGGGCCGTCGTCCGAGGCCTGA